The Candidatus Dormiibacterota bacterium sequence AGCGTTCATGGGGAATTGAAACAACCGCAGACCATCGCGGCCGGTCGCGTCTCCTGCTCCGATGCCATGCCGAACAAGCGCGAAATAGAGCGGCAACGGCAGCGGCAGCCGCGATCGGAAGACCAGCCGTTATTCGAACGTATAGGTCCAGTCCGTCTGGCCGTGGGTGTCGACCTCGATGAAATGGGAGAGCGTGCTTCCCGTACAGGGGTCGTTCTCCGGGCCCCAGATTTCAAACTCATCGGATACCGTACAGAAGGTGTACTGACCCGCCCAGACGCGCGCGTTACCGGCCGTATAGGCGTAAACGTACATGTAGCGGACCGGAACGTCGCCGCCGATAGCCGTCGCACAGTTTCCCGGTGCGATGACCCACCAGCCGCGCGAGAACCAGTTGTGGCCGGGGTGACCCATGTCTTTGTAGCCGATAGAGGCGTTGACTTGTTCTTCGGAGTTGTTGCAGAGTCGAAAGCTCGCGCGAGCCGTCGCCGGGTGCAGGATCGACGCGGCACACACGACCGCAAAAAAGACGAAAGATAACGCTACTGTTTTCAAAAGGACGCTCCTCTAGCAGACGATGAATAACGGGCCGGTCCGTGCTTCTTCGGGGCCGCTTGCAATCTTCGACGAACCTAACAGGCTGCGGAAAAACCGAAAAGAGCGAGCGCGCGGAGGCTCATGAGCTCATTCTTCTGTCACGGTCGGCGAATCCCATGCGTCCGGCGCGACGAAGGCCGCCACGTATTTCACGTCGGATGCCAACGTCATCGATGAAAGTTCACGA is a genomic window containing:
- a CDS encoding DUF1036 domain-containing protein, with the translated sequence MKTVALSFVFFAVVCAASILHPATARASFRLCNNSEEQVNASIGYKDMGHPGHNWFSRGWWVIAPGNCATAIGGDVPVRYMYVYAYTAGNARVWAGQYTFCTVSDEFEIWGPENDPCTGSTLSHFIEVDTHGQTDWTYTFE